AACATTACCAAGTACATCGTTGTCGCGATGATGCTTGGTATCGCCGTGGGTTACGCCTGCCATAGCGCGTTTCCCGACCCGAAGATGGCGAAGGAAGTCGCCGGCTACGTGTCGTTGCTGTCCGATGTATTCCTGCGCTTGATCAAGATGATCATCGCGCCGCTGGTGTTCGCGACGCTGACCGTCGGCATCGCGCAGATGGGCGACGGCGGCGCGGTGGGCCGCGTGGGCGTCAAGGCGTTCGGCTGGTTCTTCATCGCGTCGTTCACGTCGCTGCTGCTCGGTCTGCTGACCGCGACGCTCCTGCAGCCTGGCAGCCACCTGAGCCTGCCGCTGCCGCCGTCCGATGCGGCGCTCAACCTGAAGACGGGCGCGTTCACGCTGAAGGATTTCGTGGTGCACCTGGTGCCGAAGTCGATCGCCGAGGCGATGGCGAACAACGAAATCCTGCAGATCGTCGTGTTCTCGATCTTCTTCGGCACCGCGCTGTCCGCGCTCGGCGAATCGGGCAAACGCCTGACCGGCGTGATCGACGATCTCGCGCAGGTGATGCTGAAGGTCACGGGGGCGGTGATGGGGTTCGCGCCGGTCGCGGTGTTCGCGGCACTCGCGTCGACGATCACGACCGAAGGGCTCGGCATCCTGCTCACGTTCGCGAAGTTCATGGCGAGCTTCTATCTGGCGCTCGCGCTGCTGTGGGCCGTGCTGACGCTGGCCGGCGTGACGTTCCTCGGCAAGCGCGCGTTCACGCTGATCCGGCTGATCCGCGAGCCGTTCCTGCTGTCGTTCGCGACGGCCAGCTCCGAGGCCGCGTATCCGAAGCTGCTGGACGCGCTCGATCGCTTCGGCGTGAACCGCAAGATCTCGAGCTTCGTGCTGCCGATCGGCTATTCGTTCAACCTCGACGGCTCGATGATGTACTGCACGTTCGCGGTGCTGTTCATCGCGCAGGTATACGGCATCCATCTGCCGCTCGGCACGCAGATCACGATGCTGCTGATGCTGATGGTGACGTCGAAGGGAATGGCCGGCGTGCCGCGCGCGTCGCTGGTCGTGATCGCGGCGACGCTCAACCAGTTCAACCTGCCCGAAGCCGGCTTGCTGCTGATCATGGGCGTCGACATGTTCCTCGACATGGGGCGCTCGGCCACCAATGCCGTCGGCAACTCGATCGCCGCGGCCGTGGTCGCGAAGTGGGAAGGGCAGCTCGACGCGCCGCGCGACGACGACGATTCGGACGGTGCGCGCGTCGCCGAGGTGAAGGTGCGGGAAACGTCGGCATGATGCGTGGCAAATGCGGCAGTGCAACGCCGCGTTGCCCGACCCGCGGCAAATGACATTCGCCGGCCTGGATTCGATACGGATTCAGGCCGGCGACGTGTTTTGGGGCAGTGGCTTTTCCCGATGTTTCCGAAATGGCATTCGCCGTTTCAATTGATCGCCGTCGAATCGGCGGCGATATTCCGGCAGGCGCTTGCCTGATTTTCCCGATTCCCGGTTCGGCGCGTAAGTGACCATTCACTGACGCGCGGCGGGCGCTCGCCAAAAGCGCGGGCGATTCGCAATTTTTTTCGATTTATATAACGCTATTCTCGCCCTGCGCATTATCGAATGCATGCCGTATGTCATACCGACTGCGCCGGATGATTCGGGGAAGAATTGACATCTCGCGGGCTTCAAGCCATCTGGCCGGCCGATCCCTCATGTGAATGACTACCCTGTTCAGGAGAGCATCCGTCATGGTCGCCAGAAAACGCATCCACGCCGCGCTCGTTGCCGCGGCGATCGCCGCATTTGCGCCCGCCACTCATTCAGCCAACACCACCGACTGGATCGCGAACACGTACGGCACGCTCGGCGCGCACGTCGGCAACGTCGCGCGCGCGATGTGGGTTGCGCCCGAAGGCGTGATCTACACGGCGTCGATGTGGGACGAGGATGAAGGCGGCGTCGCGATTTACCAGAACGGCAAGAGCATCGGCTCGATCGGCGCGCATTCGGAATTCCAGGGCAGCGCGATCACGGGCAACGCGACGTCGCTGTTCGTCGCGCTGCAGCCCGGCAAGACGTACGGCAGCGGCGCGGTGGGGCGCTACAACCGCGCGACAAAGGTTCGCGACCGCGTGATCCAGATCAGCGCGGCGACCAACCAGCCGCGCATCGACGTCGTCACCGGGCTCGCGACGGCCGGCTCGCTGCTCTATGCGAGCGACTTCTACGGCAATCGCGTGCGCGTGTTCACGACCGATGGCGTGTGGCAACGGGATATCGCCGTGTCGGCGCCGGGCGCACTCGCGGTGGACGGTGCGGGCAACGTGTGGGTCGCGCAGAAAAGCGCCGGCTCGATCGTCGGCTTCAACCCGGCCGGCGCGCTGCTCGATACGATCCGGATGCCGACCGGCTCGCATCCGTCGGCGCTGTATGTCGATGCGGCGGCCGGGCAACTACTGGTGGGCGACGAAGGGCCCGACCAGAACATCAAGCGCTATTCGATCTCGGGCCGGCCGGCACTGGCCGGCACGTTCGGCGTGCGCGGCGGTTATCTCGACACGACGACGGGCATCAAGGGGCAGGTCGGCCCGCAACGCTTCACGCGCATCGTCGGGATCGGCAAGGACAGCGGCGGCAATCTCTATGTGCTCAACAACCCGTGGGGCGGCAGCTGGGATCTCGGCCGCAACGGCGCGACCGACATTCATGCGTACGGCAGCAACGGCAACCTGCGCTGGACGCTGCAGTCACTGAACTTCGAGGGCATCGCCGCGCCGGACCCGGTCACGGACGGCGCGCTGTTCTATGGCGCCACGCATATCTACAGCGGCAGCGCGGGCGGCAAGTTCGTCGCGAACACCGTCGATCCGTTCACGTATCCGTCGGACCCGCGGATCAACATGAACGATACGCAGCGCGACGAACACTTCGGGCTGCTCACGTCGGTCGGCGCGAACCGGATTCTCGTCGCGGCCGGCCAGAACCCGCCGGTCTTCTACTTCTATCACTTCAACGCGGCGAACGGTTACGTCGCGATTCCGGACGGCTCGATTCCGGGCCCCGCGTTCAATACCACGCAGCGCGTGACGGGCGGCTTCAGCCTCGACAGCCAGGGCGGCGTATGGGCCGGGCTCGACAAGACGGGGGCGATCACGCATTACCCGCTGACCGGCTTCGACGCGAACGGCAAGCCGTCGTGGGGGCCGGGTGTCGCGACCCGCATTCCGGCCAGCGTCGTGCCGCTGACGCGCATCGTCTATCTCGCGGACAGCGACACGATGGTGCTCGCGCAGGGCGCGATCGGCAGCAACGACTGGACGTCGATCGGCACGCGCATCGAGGTATATCACGGCTGGCGCGCGGGCAATACGACGAAGCCGGACCCGGTGATCACGCTGCCGCACAGCGGCGCGAAATCGATCGACGCGGCGGGTAACCATCTGTTCGTCGGCTACTGGTTCAGCAGCAGCGGGCCGCTGTGGCCGAACGTCGACGCGTTCAACCTCACCACCGGCAATCTCGACACGACGCTGGTCAATGCGAGCCCCGCGACGGTCGACACCAGCAGCGCGATCGACGCGATGTACAGCATCCGCGCGTACCGCCGGTCGAACGGCGAGTACGTGGTGATGAAGAACAACGTGAAGGGGAACAGCATTACCGTGTACCGGTGGACGCCCTGACGGGCTGAAGGTGCCGAACGTGCGGCCGCGTCGGGCAGCGGCCGTACTCGCGAAGTCGTGAAAGCAATCGTGAGCATTTTCGCGGGATTGTTGCGCAATGCGCATGCAATGCACCGCGGGCACCCTGCGCGCCGCGCCGTGCCGGACCCGCTTCCCGAACCTCCCGACGTGGAAATGCGGTTCCGTGCACAATGGCGGCGGCTCCCGCAGACGTTGTGCGGGCGTGCACGATGAACGAGCGCGGCGGTCCCTGCCGCGTTTCTTATGCTTGAAGCGACCCAACGATGAAGAAGAAAACGATCCCGAATCGCCTGTTGACGATCGTCGCGCTGGCCGGCGCACTGAGCGGCCCGGTCCATGCGCAGACGGCGGAGACGGTCGCGACCGTCAACGGCACGCCGATCACGCAGGCCGACGTCGATACGCTGCTGCGCGCGTCCGGGCAGCCCGATTCGCCGCAGATCCGCCAGGCGATCAAGAACCAGCTGATCACGCGCGTGCTGGTTCAGCAGGCAGCCGAGAAGGCGAACTATGCGGACAAGCCCGAGGTCAAGGCGGCGATGCAGCAGGCGAAGGTGACGGCCGAGGTGCAACTGTACCTGCGCGACCACGTGAAGCCGGAGCCGGTGACCGACGAGCAGGTCAAGGCGCGCTACGACGAACTGGTCGCCGCGCTCGGCAAGAACGAATACAAGCCGCGCGTGATCGTCGTCAAGGACCCGGTCGCGGCGGCGACCGTGCTGAGCGAGCTGAAGGCGGGCAAGTCGTTCGACGGGCTGGCACGCCAGTACAGCCTGGCGCCGAGCCGCGATACCGGCGGCGAGCTGCCGTGGGTGAGCTTCAACACGCCGGCGGCGGAAGGCAAGACGGCCGGGTTGCCGCTGCCGGTTGCGCAGGCGCTCGAGAAGCTGACGGTCGGCGCGACGACGAAGGATTCGATTCCGGTCGATGGCGTGCGGGCGATCGTGAAGCTGGATGCGAAGCGGCCGACGCAGGTGCCGGGTTTCGAAACCGCGAAGCCGACGCTTCAGCAGCAACTGCAGGCGATCGCGGCCGAGAAGGCGAGCGCGCAGATGATCGGCAATCTGCTGAAGGACGCGAAGATCACGCAGTAAGGGCCACGCGATGGCGTCGACATGACGCGCGTCACGCGTGCCAGACCATGCTCGCGCTCGTGTCGGTTGCCGACGCGACGCGAAAGCCGAGCCGTTCGTAGAGCCGCCGCGCCGGGTTGCCGTGCAGCACGCTGAGCGACACGGGCACGCGCGCGTGCGCCGCATCGGTCAGCAATGCGTGCAGCACGGCTTCGCCGATTCCCTGGCCCTGGCGCGCGGGGAGAATCTGGATCTGATGGACGTGCCATTCGCTGGCGGCGCGTGTCACCTTCAGCAGGCCAATGGCATCGGCGCCTTCACAGACGATCATCGCGTCGTCGAAGTTCGCGCGGATGCGGCGGTCGTGCGCTTCATCGTCGGTCGGCGCGCCGACGCGCTGCAGATGCTCGGTCATCGTGAGTCGACGGAGCGTCAGCAGGAACGGGAGATCTTCCTGAGACGCAGCACGCAGATGGATCGCGGGTTTCATCAGTGATGAGAGGTTGCGTCGGGCGCGACGCTTCGGTGCGGATCACATGCCCGGCAACCGAATTTGCAGGCCGGCCGGGCGATGTTCGAGGACATCCGTGACCTCGTATTCGGTTTTTGCCCCGTCCGAAGTTTGCCACTGCTGCATACGGACATTGCACAAGAGCACGTCTCCCTTGCTGAAACTGATCTGGCTGTTGTTCACGCGCGACAGGAAGCCGGCATCGGTGATCGTCGCGTGAATCGTCGACGTGCCGTCGTACAGGCGCCACTTGTTGTCGTCCTTGAACGCGAGCGACACGATCGAGAACGCCATCTTGCGATGCTCGTCGAGCAGGAGCGAATCGGTTGGCTCCGGCGCGTGAAACCATGCGATCTCGTTGTGGGCGACCGTCTCGTATACCTCGGTATCGGTGCCGGCAGCGAAAATCTCGATGCCTTCGCGAGCGAGCGGCGCAAGCACTTGCGCGATGGCTTGGCGAACGCGGACGTCACTCAGCAGCGTGAGCACGGGCAGGTCGATTTCGAGTTCGTCACCGTCGACGTCCAGCACCGCGGTGTTGTTCTGCATCCGCACGTGCGTGATCTCGCGCCCACGCAGCCATTTGAGGACGGCGAAAAGCCCCTTCCTCGCCCTGGGTGCGGCGATGCCGAGCGCGGTCAGGATCGTCACCGCATTGGCGAGCGCCGTGCCTTCGCTGCCGCTCAGCATGTCGCGCATGCGGCCGAGCAGCGAGGTCGCGAGCGTGAAGTCGATGCCGAAGCTGCCGGTCTTGAAGCTGCCGCGCACGTTCACCTGCGGCCGGACCTGAGCGCCGCACAGTGCGCGCGTCGACGCGTCGAGCAAATCGCCGAATGCCAGCAGCGCGGGCGCGAGTTCGCGTACGTCCATCTCGGACGAATCGAGCGTGGGCCCGTCGTACGTGATGCGAAATCGGCTCATGGTGTCGAAGGGGCCGATATCGGCCGGGCCGGTACTGTTTTCATCGTGTGCGGTCATGTCGAGTGCTGGCAAGAGAGCTGGACGATACCCGAAACGAACGCTTTCGGATGCCTTTCATCGTAGGGCCGAATGACCGGCCGCAGGCGATTTTGGCCATCAGGACAAGACGACTTGCAGACATGTCCCGATAGCGCCCGGCAAGCAGCGAACTTTTCCGATACTTTCCCGGTCACAACCGCCAGCTTGCGGGGTCGCGCCGGTGCCCCGAACGGGCTGTCGCCTTCCGGTATTCCGCCGTTCCACCCGCCCGCCTATCATGCGCACATCGCTCGCACGCACGGCGCAATACACAGGGATTCTCGATGGACACCAAACGATCGCGGCCGGGGCTCGTCGCCGCGCTGCTCTGGGCGGCGCTGTATCTCGCGACCGGCTACATCTCGCACGAATTCAACGGCCCCGTCCGGCTGACGGGCTACATCTGGCTGCCAGCCGGTGTGACGGTCGGCGCATTCATGCTGCGGCCGATGCGCGAATGGCTGACGCTGGCCGGCGCATTCCTGGTCGGGCAGCTCGCGCTGTCCGGCATCGAGCACGGCAGCCTCGTCAACGCGGTGCTGTTCACGGTCGACGAGGTCGGCGCGGCCGCACTCGCGGTCTGGCTCGTGCAGCGCGTGCGCTTCTCGCTCGAAGGGCTATATTTCCTGCGCTCGGTGATTCTGGCCGGCTTGATCGCGGGCGTCGTCGGCGCGATCGGCGGCGCGGCGTGGTACACGACGCTCAAGGGTGCGCCGTTCTTCGACGTGTGGTCGGTGTGGGCCGCGTCCGATTTCGTCGGCGTGCTGCTGGTCACGCCGGTGCTCGCGTCGTGGTCGCGCTTTCGCGCGCATCGCTCGGGCGACCACGAGCGCTTCGACCTGGTGCTCGGCATCGTCGCGTTCGCGCTGCTCGCGGTCGTCGCGCTCGTGATCTTCGACGGCGATACGTCGCGGAAATTCGGCACGGGCGCCGGCTTCG
This is a stretch of genomic DNA from Burkholderia cenocepacia. It encodes these proteins:
- a CDS encoding dicarboxylate/amino acid:cation symporter; translated protein: MKKKHNITKYIVVAMMLGIAVGYACHSAFPDPKMAKEVAGYVSLLSDVFLRLIKMIIAPLVFATLTVGIAQMGDGGAVGRVGVKAFGWFFIASFTSLLLGLLTATLLQPGSHLSLPLPPSDAALNLKTGAFTLKDFVVHLVPKSIAEAMANNEILQIVVFSIFFGTALSALGESGKRLTGVIDDLAQVMLKVTGAVMGFAPVAVFAALASTITTEGLGILLTFAKFMASFYLALALLWAVLTLAGVTFLGKRAFTLIRLIREPFLLSFATASSEAAYPKLLDALDRFGVNRKISSFVLPIGYSFNLDGSMMYCTFAVLFIAQVYGIHLPLGTQITMLLMLMVTSKGMAGVPRASLVVIAATLNQFNLPEAGLLLIMGVDMFLDMGRSATNAVGNSIAAAVVAKWEGQLDAPRDDDDSDGARVAEVKVRETSA
- a CDS encoding SMP-30/gluconolactonase/LRE family protein, whose protein sequence is MVARKRIHAALVAAAIAAFAPATHSANTTDWIANTYGTLGAHVGNVARAMWVAPEGVIYTASMWDEDEGGVAIYQNGKSIGSIGAHSEFQGSAITGNATSLFVALQPGKTYGSGAVGRYNRATKVRDRVIQISAATNQPRIDVVTGLATAGSLLYASDFYGNRVRVFTTDGVWQRDIAVSAPGALAVDGAGNVWVAQKSAGSIVGFNPAGALLDTIRMPTGSHPSALYVDAAAGQLLVGDEGPDQNIKRYSISGRPALAGTFGVRGGYLDTTTGIKGQVGPQRFTRIVGIGKDSGGNLYVLNNPWGGSWDLGRNGATDIHAYGSNGNLRWTLQSLNFEGIAAPDPVTDGALFYGATHIYSGSAGGKFVANTVDPFTYPSDPRINMNDTQRDEHFGLLTSVGANRILVAAGQNPPVFYFYHFNAANGYVAIPDGSIPGPAFNTTQRVTGGFSLDSQGGVWAGLDKTGAITHYPLTGFDANGKPSWGPGVATRIPASVVPLTRIVYLADSDTMVLAQGAIGSNDWTSIGTRIEVYHGWRAGNTTKPDPVITLPHSGAKSIDAAGNHLFVGYWFSSSGPLWPNVDAFNLTTGNLDTTLVNASPATVDTSSAIDAMYSIRAYRRSNGEYVVMKNNVKGNSITVYRWTP
- a CDS encoding peptidyl-prolyl cis-trans isomerase → MKKKTIPNRLLTIVALAGALSGPVHAQTAETVATVNGTPITQADVDTLLRASGQPDSPQIRQAIKNQLITRVLVQQAAEKANYADKPEVKAAMQQAKVTAEVQLYLRDHVKPEPVTDEQVKARYDELVAALGKNEYKPRVIVVKDPVAAATVLSELKAGKSFDGLARQYSLAPSRDTGGELPWVSFNTPAAEGKTAGLPLPVAQALEKLTVGATTKDSIPVDGVRAIVKLDAKRPTQVPGFETAKPTLQQQLQAIAAEKASAQMIGNLLKDAKITQ
- a CDS encoding GNAT family N-acetyltransferase encodes the protein MKPAIHLRAASQEDLPFLLTLRRLTMTEHLQRVGAPTDDEAHDRRIRANFDDAMIVCEGADAIGLLKVTRAASEWHVHQIQILPARQGQGIGEAVLHALLTDAAHARVPVSLSVLHGNPARRLYERLGFRVASATDTSASMVWHA
- a CDS encoding MASE1 domain-containing protein, producing MDTKRSRPGLVAALLWAALYLATGYISHEFNGPVRLTGYIWLPAGVTVGAFMLRPMREWLTLAGAFLVGQLALSGIEHGSLVNAVLFTVDEVGAAALAVWLVQRVRFSLEGLYFLRSVILAGLIAGVVGAIGGAAWYTTLKGAPFFDVWSVWAASDFVGVLLVTPVLASWSRFRAHRSGDHERFDLVLGIVAFALLAVVALVIFDGDTSRKFGTGAGFALTYVPLFLTVAVTLLLGGRAGSSSVLVLALIVIEQTAQGDGPFASLHEHYGSALLEAQLYLAVASLLVLTVSTLKTTRERVHEHAAVLQNNMELALASAGQIAYVLDPESGRIEWSGDVERVFGVGVDAAQIASVPLVLERVQPGDRDALRDYWNAEIAGEDRASLSLRIVLRDGGTRTITDHGAPLLDSNVDVTVVAGVWQIERVWPADE